The nucleotide sequence CTATAGAGCAGATCTTTTTTTGTGTCATTTTATTTTAATATTATTATTAATTAGAAGCTATCTTTTTTTCAATTTCTTTTAAAGCTACTACTCTTCCTTGATACCGAATACTCTCGCGATTACTACTGTTAACGGTAAGATAAGTATTCCCTTTTGCATTTATAATTAAATGTATTTGCAAACTTTCCTGAGATTTATTAGTTATAAATTTAACATCTATTCTACGCTTAGAATCTTTATATGTAATTTTTAAATCTTCAATATTGTTTTTAAATTCAAAACCGTTATCATCTCTATTGTTATAGCTCGTAACTCTATAGACTTGACCAAAATATGGTAAAGATATATTAGCAAACTCATAATTCAGTTTAATATAATTTGTATTACCTATTAAATTAATCCTATTTCCTTGAAAGATATTATTACCTCCACTAAAATTTATTTTAGTTATATCATTACCTAAAGGAAATGCCCAAGATGCTTCAAATTGAAATTTGCCAGATTCAATTAATTCTTTCATTTCGTTATATGCAGCTATACTTACTTCTTTTTTTAAAGCTCTTTTTTCAGATTTAGATTGTGCAGTAATTATTCCAAATCCAAATAATATCATTAATAATAAAATCTTTTTCATATCTAATTGTTTAATAATCAGTATAAATATAGCAAATATTATACCATATTCAGTGCTTTAAATAAAGTTTAACGTATATGACTTCCAGCATTTACATCTATAGTAGCACCAGTTGCATGATCCATTAATCCACTACACATTAACCCAATAAGTGGTGCTAAATCTTTTGGTTTTGTTAATTCATTTAGAGCAATTTCATTAAGAACACGTTCTTCACCATACTCAGCAATAAACTGTTCAGCCATTTGTGTACGAGTAAACCCTGGAGATACTACAAAAGATTTTATATTATCTTTTCCAAAAGAACGCGCCACACTTCTTGCCAGTGAGGTAACACCTCCTTTAGAAGCTGCATATGCAAGATATTCTTCAGTTTCTCCTCTAAACACAGCACGGCTGCCTATATAAACAAACCTTCCTTGTTTATGTTTTTTATAATGATCTATCCCTAATTTAGTTAATAATCCGACAGAATTTAAATTAATATCTAATGTTTTTCTCCAAACAGACATCCAATCATTAGTGTTAATTTTTGTTGAATGCTCTATAAAAACTCCTGCATTTAAAATAATGGTATCTATGGTTTCAAAAATATTTTCTACTTCTTCAAAAAGACGAAATACATCTGCCTCATTTGCTAAATTAGCTTGAAATATTTGAGATTCATTTCGATATTTATTAGCTAGTTCTTCTGCTGAACTTCTATTACTGTTATAATGAATGGCAACTTGAGCTCCGTTTTGCATTAAAAAATCGGCAACGCCTTTTCCTATACCATCAGAAGCTCCAGTAACTAATATTTTTTGGCCTGTTAAATCAATTTTAGTCATTATTTATAAAATATTTTTAACCCAACCTCCATCTACAGCTAAAGAAGTTCCCGTAATATAACTAGCACGTTCACTAGCTAAAAAAGTAACTGCTGCAGCAAACTCTTCAGGGTTGCCAAAACGTTTTAATGGTATTTCATTAACTGCATTACCAAAATCAGGATTATTATCAATTAATGTTTTTAAACGATTGGTTTGTGTGTAACCAGGCATTACGTTATTAACTGTAATGTTATCTGAACCTAGTTCGCTTGCTAAAGTTTTCATTAAACCAACGACCGAAGCTCTTACTGAATTTGATAGTATTAAATTTTCAACGGGTTGTTTTACTGCTTGAGAAGTAATCGAAATAATACGACCCCAAGGTTGTGATTTCATACCTGGCAAAAAACTTCTAATCATAGATACTGCACTACCCAATAACAATTGATAAGTTGCATCCCATTGTTCTTGTGTTAAAGTTTCAAACCTACCAGCTGGAGGCCCTCCAGTATTAGTAACTAAGATATCTATATATTTAAATTCGTCTAGCGTAGATTTAATCACCGAATTACGCTCTGCTTCAATAGATAAATCCCCTACAAGAGCTAAAACATTTCCGCTACCAATAGCATCAATTTCTTGCCGAGTTTCTTCTAATAACTTTACGTTACGACCATTAATTATAACGTTAGCGCCTTCTTTAGCGAGTTCTAAAGCAACACTTTTGCCAAGTCCTTGACTTGATGCTGCGATAAAAGCATTTTTATTTTTTAAACCTAAATCCATAGAAATTATGAATCATTCCTTAAGTAATCATCGCTTCCATCTAACCAATCTTCACGAATTGGTGTCCATGTGTCAATTTCTTCAACATCTGTTACCATTAAGGCTTCATGAGGGACATTTGCAGGAATTACAACTACATCTCCAGAATGCATATCAAATGTTTCTTCTTTATTCTCTCCAAACCAAAAGCGCATTGTTCCAGAAACAACCTGAGTTACTTGCTCATTAATATGTTGATGTAATGGTACTGAGAATCCAGCTTTAAATTTCATTCTAGCGATCATTACTTTTTCGCCATAAACTAATTTACGTTCCATTTTAGGGCCTACTTGTTCTGTTGGAACTTCATCCCAGTTCACTCTTTTTACTAAGCTACTCATTTTTATATTTGGTTTAGATTAATATTAAAACAAATATATTTAATAGTCTTTAAAAAAATCTTAGTAAAATCATAAACTTATTCTTCTGGGGGATGCCCATGAATTTCTTCAAAAATTGTATCAAAATTTTCTCGTAAATAAGCTCTTAATTTTTTACGATAATCATCTCTTAACCAGTCTACAAAGTTGTGAGTACTTTTACTTATACATTTAGTATAACGTTGTATGCGATAATCAATATCATCACCTAATGATTTCATTAAAATTAAAGCATCAAAAATATCTTCACTATTTTCTATACAAATTTTTGCATGCTGTTCTATAGATCGCTTTAAAACAACTTTAGAAGATTCCCCGTTTCTAATTGATTCTAAGTATGTTTTTCTAATATCAAAATACACTTCCTTAGAGTTAGCAAACTCAGCTCTTAAAGCTTCAGGCATTTCATACCTAAAATTGCTTTCTAATTCCTCATCACTTAACAACCCATTTAAATAATAATCTGGAGATCTAAATATGCGTTGCCAATCTAAATCTGCTCCCCAGGGTCCGAATCGATGAAAATTATTACCTAAATCAATAACATCAAATGTATCTTTATTATCTAAAATACGAGAACCTCTTCCTATCATTTGATAATATAGAGTTAACGATTTTGTTGCTCTATTTAAAATGATTGATTCTACAGTAGGCTCGTCAAACCCAGTTGTTAAAATACTTACAGATGTTAAAATAGCATCAGGAGTATTTTTAAACCATTCTAATATCGCTTTCCTTTCTTTTTTAGATGCAGTATTATCTAGATGGGCAATTGGCAAGCCTAAACGTCTAAAAGTATCATAAACCATTAATGAAGTTTTAATACCGTTATTAAAAATTAAGGTTTTTTTACCTTTTGACCGCTCTTCATACGCACTAGTTAGTTTAAAGAGCATGTCTGAATTAGTATATAAATCTTCAGAAGATTTTACTGTATAGTCTCCATTTGCACCTACTACTAAAGAAGTTAATCCTACATTATAAGAAAACATTTCTGCTCTCGATAAGAATTTATTTTTTATAAGAGATTCTATTGACTCGCCTACAATTAATTCGTCATAGTTATCAGTCATTGGCATGTCAATATTAGAGCTTAAAGGTGTTGCCGTAACTCCTAATATAAATGATTGATAGAAAAATTTGAATAATTTTGTAAAGGAATTGTAATGTGCTTCATCAATAATTACTAAACCTATATCAGAAATATCTAATTTATTGTCATTTAATCTATTATTTAGAGTTTCAACCATAGCGACAAAACAGCTATAATCATTTTGATCATCCAGACTAGCCTTACTATCTATAACCTTATTAATAACACCAAATTCTGTAAGCATATTAGAAGTTTGCTTACATAATTCTATACGATGCGTTAAGACTAAAACTCTTTTTTTATGATGTTTTAAATATTGCCTAACAATTTCCGAAAAAATAACAGTTTTTCCACCCCCTGTTGGTAATTGATATAATAAATGATAATCTTTAGGCGCATCTTCAAAGCTTTTAAAAATTTTACTAATAGCACCTTTTTGATAACTATATAAATCTTTACCTGTTTTTCTTTCTTCTAATTCTGTAGTTGATATTATGGACATAGCAATTTTTGTGACGCACAAAAATACAACGTTTTAAAAGTTTTTAAAGAGTGATATTGTTAAATCTTATTAACTTTTAATACAATTTATTAAAAATTAGAAATTAATTCCATCTAATGTTTGTATTCTGATTTAAACAAGAAAAATCAGGTTCTTTATAAGGGGCATCTAAAAATTCTCTAGATATATTAAAAAAACAAGAATTAAAAAAACTATGCCCGTCAGATTTAAATTCTGCATAGTAAGAATTTGATAAATTCTTACTTGCTAAAATTGCATTTCGAGGAGGTGTTACGGGATCAAATTTCCCATTAGCAATAAGTGTTGGAATGTCAGAAACAACAGGTTCATTTTCAATAGGTAAGGATCGGTAAGGATGCCATTCTTCTAATAGTTTAATATCTGAAGCAAAATAAGCGGGAATTAATGCTTTTTTTGAATTAGAATTTGCGTTAGCAAAAAATGCTTTAGTACGTTCACTTGTAAACGGTAATTCATCATTAGCGTTCATGGACATGTTCATTGCAAAATTTATAAGATTTGATACATTTATCGTTGGTTGTAAACCTCTTTTAATGATATCAACATTTTTATTATTAACAGCTTTAATAAATAAAGGAATTTGTGCTATAGTTGCTCTACTATATAGCATTTGATGCACAGCTAGTAACATATCTTGAGAGTTTAGTATAAACGAATTTCCGTTTAAGTCAAATTCATAGGGAGTTTTGTCTAAAATATCTAAAGCTTTAAAAAGCTCTTTTTTTAAAGCTGGGTAACGCTTACTACAATCAAGATCATTATTACATTCTTGAAAAACACCAAACAGAGATTGTTCAAAATTATTTATTAGATCATCATATAAACTAACCTCTGGTGAAAACACTCCGAAAATGGTTCCAGTTCTAACCGCCTCAGGAAAATCTCTCATAATGGTTAACGCCAATCTTGATCCGTAAGATCCACCATAAACATTCCATTTTTCATAACCAAGATGTTTTCTTAAATCTTCAAAATCAGCTGCATTTTCTTTACTATTGTAGGCAGAAAGATCTATTTCTTTATCTATAGCTATAGATTTACATTTTTTTAGCAACTTGCGCATTTCATGATATTCACCTTCGGGAGAAAGGTTTTTAGCTAAAACTGCAAACATTTTAGAGCCAAAATCAGAACAAATTGAATTAGATAACCCAGTACCCCTTTGATCCATTAAAACAATATCTCTATCATTTCGTAAGTTATTATTTTCCCAAAACCGTTCCATAAAAAGTGTAGGTGCTCCTGGACCACCTTGTAAATATAAAATAGGGTGTTTTTTAGAATTAGAGTTCCTTGATTTTATAACAACATAAGCTAACTTTATCGTTTTATTATTTTTAAGCGTTCTATTTTCTGGAACTTCAATAAACCCTGATTCTCTTGTTTCTGTATTTTCTATTTTTAAACTTAAATCTTTATGTGACGTTTTAGTTGAGCTGTTACAACTTATTAAAAAGAATAAAATAGCAACTAATATTAATTTGATTTTCATATTTTTTAATTTGATCGATATTAACAAAGATAACTGTCATTTTAATACGTTAAGTATTGATTATGGACAAAAAATGCTTATGGTAACATTTATTAAGGTATTGTTAATACTTCCTTATGTTAATTTATAATAAATATATTTGAACACTAACACTAAAATACTACCAAAACTATGCAAGTTTTAAAAGCAATGCTTAGCTTTAAATTTCTTAAGCGATTAGGTTTTATTTCCTTTTTATGTTTAGGTTTAATAAGTACAGCACAAAAAAAAGACTCCTTATCTAATCAAACAAAATTTAAAGGTTTACCTCTTGAAAGTGGAAGAGTTTTAAAGTTTAACACCACAGAAGGTACTTGGTTATCTTTAGATATTAGTCCAGACGGGAAAACAATCATTTTTGATATGTTGGGTGATTTATATACTATCCCTGTAAGTGGTGGTAATGCAACTCGTATTACAGATGGATTAGCTTTAGATACCAATCCACGTTTTAGTCCTGACGGCAAAAGCATTGTTTTTACTTCAGACAGAAGTGGAAATGATAATGTTTGGACAATGGAATTAACTTCTAAGGAAACCCAACAAATTACTAAAGATAAAAAGGGAGAAGTACAATCTGCAGATTGGTCTCCTGATGGTAATTATATAACTGTGGCTAAAGGCAAAAGAAGCTTAAAATTACATTTATACCACAAAGATGGCGGTGGCGGTACTCAACTTATTAAAGAGCCTAGAAATTTAAAAACAATTGAGCCTACATTTAGTCCAGATAATAAGTATATTTATTACTCAAGACGTACTGGAGCATGGAATTACAATGCACAATTACCACAATACCAAATAGCACGTTATGATCTTGAAACTGGGCGTTCTGCGACAGTTACATCTAGATATGGATCTGCCTTTACTACAACTTTATCTAATGATGGAAATTGGATGGTATATGGTTCACGTTATGAAGAAAAAACAGGATTGGTTTTACGTAATTTAAAATCCGGCGATGAGAAATGGCTAGCTTACCCAGTTCAAAGAGACGAACAAGAATCTGTAGCGCCACTAGGTGTTTTACCTGCAATGACATTTACTCCAGACAATAAAAATGTATTAGCATCATATGGTGGTAAAATATATAAAATCCCTGTTTCTGGAGGCAATGCTATAGAAATTCCTTTTAATGTTAACGTAGAATTAGCAATAGGTCCAAAATTAGAGTTCAAATATCCTATTTCTGATGAGAAAGAAATGTTTGCAAATCAAATACGCTATGCAAAACCTTCACCAGATGGAAAACAATTGGTTTTTAGCGCTCTTAATAAATTATATATTATGAAGCTTCCTAATGGAAAGCCAAAACGCTTAACAAAAATGGATATCGCAGAAACTCAACCAAGCTGGTCTCCAGATGGTAAAGAAGTTGTGTATACCACTTGGTCTGAAGCAAATGGAGGACATCTTTACAAAGCTGGAACTGCTAATAATTCAACTCCTGTTAAACTAACTAGAGAATCTGCTTTATATGGTACACCTGTATGGGATGCAAAAACTAACCGTATCTTATTTACTAAAGGAAGTGCGCAGAATTTTAGAAATGCTTATTTAAGAGGCGCTTTTTCTGGTGCTGAAGATTTTGCATGGATACCTTCGAATGGTGGTGAAATTACATTTATTACTAAAACTAATGGAAGGAGGAATCCTCATTTTATTGATACTGATGATCGCATTTATTTGAGTAGTGGTCGTGGATTAAGTTCAATGCGTTGGGATGGTACAGATGAAAAAGATATTATAAGTATTACTGGCATTGTAACTTTTGGAAGTGCTACAGATGATAGTGATCATTCACATTTAGATCAAGATCATATTCCAGAAGAAAATGCTCAAGGTGCTAGACCTGTAGAAATTTATATGGCACCAAAAGGAGATAAAGCAATGGCATTGATCGCTAATGATGTGTATGTAGTTACTGTTCCTAAATATGGACAAACACCTAGAATATCTGTTGCTAAACCTGAATCATCTCAGTTCCCATCTAAAAAGCTTACAATTTTTGGAGGAGAGTTTCCAGCTTGGTCCTCAGATGCCAAAAAAGTACATTGGTCTCTTGGAAGTGCACACTTTATATATGACTTAGAAACTTCTAAAATTGAAGAAGATAGGTTAAAAGCAGAAAAAAAAGCTCGAAAGAAAGAGTTAGAAAACCTTCCAGAAGATAAACGTAAAGAGGAAGAAAAAAAGGATAAAGAAAAAGCTAAGAAGGATAAAAAAGAGACTTATAAAGCGACTGAACTTAAAGTAAAAGTTGAAATTACTAGAGATATTCCTAAAGGAACTGCTTTAATTAAAGGTGCACGTATCATTACTATGAACGGAGATAATGTAATTGAAAATGGAGATATTTTAATTGTAGATAACCGTATTAAAGGTGTTGGTCCTTCAGAAAGTTTAGACGTACCAAGAAATGCAGAGATTATTGATGCTTCTGGAAAGACAATTATTCCTGGTTTGGTAGACACACATTCACATTTAAGAACTTATTCTGGAATTCATAAAAGTCAAGTATGGTCTTATGCAGCTAATTTAGCTTATGGTGTAACTGCTTCTCGAGACCCTCAAACCGGTAGCACAGATGTATTAACATATTTTGATCTAGTAAAAACAGGAGAAATGTTAGGGCCAAGAGCATACTCTACGGGGCCAGGTTTAGGATCTTGGGCATATTACTTAAAAAGTTTAGATCATACACGTGAAGCTTTAAAGAAATATAGCGAGTATTATAATACTAATACTATTAAAATGTATAATGTTGGTAATAGGCAGCACAGACAATGGGTTATTGAAGCTTCAAAAGAGCAACAATTAATGCCTACTACAGAAGGTAGTTTAGATTTTAAACGTAACATTACTGAAATTTTAGATGGTTATCCAGGACACGAGCACTCCTACCCTATTACGCCTATATATAAAGATATTATTCAAGCAGCTGCACAATCTAAAATTGCTTATACACCTACACTTTTAGTGTCTTATGGTGGACCTTGGGCAGAAAATTATTTTTATTCAAGAGAGAATCCATATCACGATAAGAAAATGCAATACTTTACGCCTTATACAGATTTAGCTAGTAAATCTAGGAGAAGACCAGGTTGGTTTATGGATGAAGAGCATGTATTTACTAGACATGCCGAGTTTGTTGAAGATTTAATTAATGCTGGTGGTTTAGCAGGAGTTGGTAGTCATGGTCAATTACAAGGTCTTGGATTTCATTGGGAGCTTTGGGCAACAGCATCAGGAACATCTATCGTAAATGCTCTAAAAGCTGCAACAATACTAGGAGCAAAATCTATAGGATTAGATGGAGATATTGGTTCAATTGAAGTTGGAAAATTAGCAGATTTAGTGATTTTAGAAAGAAACCCACTAGATGATATTAGAAATACAAACACAGTAATTCAAGTAATGAAAAATGGCCGTTTGTATGATGGGAATACTCTAGATGAAGTTTATCCAAGGCAAAAGAAAGCTGATAGTTTTTGGTGGCATCAAGAAAAAAAACCACAAAACTTGCCAGGAGTTAAAAATTAATTATAATATTAATATTAAAAAACCTCGTTCTATTTGAGTTTAGAATGAGGTTTTTTAATTCATTATCTTTACAATCAACTAAAATTGATAAAACTATTATGAAAATTTATAAAATAACATTTATTATTCTGTTTTTAGTAGCTTTTAATTCGTGTGCAGAAAAAGATACTACTCATGAAGATTTAAAAGCAGCATTGACTCTCTACTCTTCTTTTGATAATGGCGTTGAAGCAGATTTTGCTTTAGGAGATAAACAGTTATATACTGTTCCAAATCGTAGAGCAAGAGATTCTGCTAAAGTTGGATTACATAAACCCGATATTAAATTAGTAAAAGGTCAAGGTAAATTTGGTGGTGGGCTTTTATTTACAGAAAGAAGTAGAGGTAACATTTATTATCCAAGTACTAAAAATATTGCTTATTCTAAAACTGATTGGAGCGGAGCTGTATCATTTTGGCTAAGCCTCGATCCAGCTACAGATTTGGAACCTGGATATTGTGATCCTATCCAAATTACAGATGTTAGTTACAATGATGCTGCAATTTGGGTAGATTTTACAAGAGATAATCCAAGAGACTTTAGATTAGGTGTAATTGGAGATCGAGATGTTTGGAACCCTAATCCCGATGGTCCAGATAATGAAAATGAAAACTTTATTAAAGCTTTAGCTGCAGTTAAAAATCCTCCATTTGCAAAAGGACAATGGACACATATACTTATTAATTTTTCTAATTTAAACACCGAGAATGGTCAAGCTTCATTATATATGAATGGTGAACTAAAAGGAACGCGTTCAAATATATCTGATCCTTTTACTTGGGAGTTAGATCAATCAAACATTTATTTAGGTTTAAGTTATATAGGATTATATGATGAGCTATCTATTTTTAACAAACCTCTGTCTGAAAAAGAAATTACAACTTTATATAATTTAGAGAATGGAGTTAAAGAGTTATTAAAATAATTACTTTAAATGAAACATAACAGCTTATTTTCTATAGTGATGCTATTGTTGTTTTTTACGGTATCAGCTCAAGAGCAAACAAGAAAACAGTCTTTTTTAATGGATGCTCCGGATAATTGGAGAAAAGAAACTTTAACTTTACCATTAAGTTTTGCTCCAGAGTTAGATTATAAAGGCTTGGAGTTTGTAAGATTTTCTAGTGGATGGGGTGATAAAAACAGTGAGGAATTCTGGACTTATAAATTTGCTTGGCATCTAGATGTAGATCCAAATATTACAGCAGAAAGTTTAAATAAAGAATTAAAAATTTATTTTGATGGCTTGCTCAATCTTGTAGGTACAGGGAAAGGTTTAACAAAAGAAGCAATCGTACCTACTAAAACGAATATTATTCGTAGTAACAGTGAAAAATTGTTTATAGGTGAAGTAACTATTTTTGATGTGTTTTTTACAGAAGCGCTAAAAATTTTAAATGTAAAAGTATCTACTACCTATTGTGAGATTACAAAAAAGCATATCGC is from Flavobacteriaceae bacterium and encodes:
- a CDS encoding amidohydrolase, which encodes MLSFKFLKRLGFISFLCLGLISTAQKKDSLSNQTKFKGLPLESGRVLKFNTTEGTWLSLDISPDGKTIIFDMLGDLYTIPVSGGNATRITDGLALDTNPRFSPDGKSIVFTSDRSGNDNVWTMELTSKETQQITKDKKGEVQSADWSPDGNYITVAKGKRSLKLHLYHKDGGGGTQLIKEPRNLKTIEPTFSPDNKYIYYSRRTGAWNYNAQLPQYQIARYDLETGRSATVTSRYGSAFTTTLSNDGNWMVYGSRYEEKTGLVLRNLKSGDEKWLAYPVQRDEQESVAPLGVLPAMTFTPDNKNVLASYGGKIYKIPVSGGNAIEIPFNVNVELAIGPKLEFKYPISDEKEMFANQIRYAKPSPDGKQLVFSALNKLYIMKLPNGKPKRLTKMDIAETQPSWSPDGKEVVYTTWSEANGGHLYKAGTANNSTPVKLTRESALYGTPVWDAKTNRILFTKGSAQNFRNAYLRGAFSGAEDFAWIPSNGGEITFITKTNGRRNPHFIDTDDRIYLSSGRGLSSMRWDGTDEKDIISITGIVTFGSATDDSDHSHLDQDHIPEENAQGARPVEIYMAPKGDKAMALIANDVYVVTVPKYGQTPRISVAKPESSQFPSKKLTIFGGEFPAWSSDAKKVHWSLGSAHFIYDLETSKIEEDRLKAEKKARKKELENLPEDKRKEEEKKDKEKAKKDKKETYKATELKVKVEITRDIPKGTALIKGARIITMNGDNVIENGDILIVDNRIKGVGPSESLDVPRNAEIIDASGKTIIPGLVDTHSHLRTYSGIHKSQVWSYAANLAYGVTASRDPQTGSTDVLTYFDLVKTGEMLGPRAYSTGPGLGSWAYYLKSLDHTREALKKYSEYYNTNTIKMYNVGNRQHRQWVIEASKEQQLMPTTEGSLDFKRNITEILDGYPGHEHSYPITPIYKDIIQAAAQSKIAYTPTLLVSYGGPWAENYFYSRENPYHDKKMQYFTPYTDLASKSRRRPGWFMDEEHVFTRHAEFVEDLINAGGLAGVGSHGQLQGLGFHWELWATASGTSIVNALKAATILGAKSIGLDGDIGSIEVGKLADLVILERNPLDDIRNTNTVIQVMKNGRLYDGNTLDEVYPRQKKADSFWWHQEKKPQNLPGVKN
- a CDS encoding DEAD/DEAH box helicase; this translates as MSIISTTELEERKTGKDLYSYQKGAISKIFKSFEDAPKDYHLLYQLPTGGGKTVIFSEIVRQYLKHHKKRVLVLTHRIELCKQTSNMLTEFGVINKVIDSKASLDDQNDYSCFVAMVETLNNRLNDNKLDISDIGLVIIDEAHYNSFTKLFKFFYQSFILGVTATPLSSNIDMPMTDNYDELIVGESIESLIKNKFLSRAEMFSYNVGLTSLVVGANGDYTVKSSEDLYTNSDMLFKLTSAYEERSKGKKTLIFNNGIKTSLMVYDTFRRLGLPIAHLDNTASKKERKAILEWFKNTPDAILTSVSILTTGFDEPTVESIILNRATKSLTLYYQMIGRGSRILDNKDTFDVIDLGNNFHRFGPWGADLDWQRIFRSPDYYLNGLLSDEELESNFRYEMPEALRAEFANSKEVYFDIRKTYLESIRNGESSKVVLKRSIEQHAKICIENSEDIFDALILMKSLGDDIDYRIQRYTKCISKSTHNFVDWLRDDYRKKLRAYLRENFDTIFEEIHGHPPEE
- a CDS encoding cupin domain-containing protein yields the protein MSSLVKRVNWDEVPTEQVGPKMERKLVYGEKVMIARMKFKAGFSVPLHQHINEQVTQVVSGTMRFWFGENKEETFDMHSGDVVVIPANVPHEALMVTDVEEIDTWTPIREDWLDGSDDYLRNDS
- a CDS encoding alpha/beta fold hydrolase, translated to MKIKLILVAILFFLISCNSSTKTSHKDLSLKIENTETRESGFIEVPENRTLKNNKTIKLAYVVIKSRNSNSKKHPILYLQGGPGAPTLFMERFWENNNLRNDRDIVLMDQRGTGLSNSICSDFGSKMFAVLAKNLSPEGEYHEMRKLLKKCKSIAIDKEIDLSAYNSKENAADFEDLRKHLGYEKWNVYGGSYGSRLALTIMRDFPEAVRTGTIFGVFSPEVSLYDDLINNFEQSLFGVFQECNNDLDCSKRYPALKKELFKALDILDKTPYEFDLNGNSFILNSQDMLLAVHQMLYSRATIAQIPLFIKAVNNKNVDIIKRGLQPTINVSNLINFAMNMSMNANDELPFTSERTKAFFANANSNSKKALIPAYFASDIKLLEEWHPYRSLPIENEPVVSDIPTLIANGKFDPVTPPRNAILASKNLSNSYYAEFKSDGHSFFNSCFFNISREFLDAPYKEPDFSCLNQNTNIRWN
- a CDS encoding SDR family oxidoreductase codes for the protein MDLGLKNKNAFIAASSQGLGKSVALELAKEGANVIINGRNVKLLEETRQEIDAIGSGNVLALVGDLSIEAERNSVIKSTLDEFKYIDILVTNTGGPPAGRFETLTQEQWDATYQLLLGSAVSMIRSFLPGMKSQPWGRIISITSQAVKQPVENLILSNSVRASVVGLMKTLASELGSDNITVNNVMPGYTQTNRLKTLIDNNPDFGNAVNEIPLKRFGNPEEFAAAVTFLASERASYITGTSLAVDGGWVKNIL
- a CDS encoding DUF4251 domain-containing protein — encoded protein: MKKILLLMILFGFGIITAQSKSEKRALKKEVSIAAYNEMKELIESGKFQFEASWAFPLGNDITKINFSGGNNIFQGNRINLIGNTNYIKLNYEFANISLPYFGQVYRVTSYNNRDDNGFEFKNNIEDLKITYKDSKRRIDVKFITNKSQESLQIHLIINAKGNTYLTVNSSNRESIRYQGRVVALKEIEKKIASN
- a CDS encoding SDR family oxidoreductase, whose amino-acid sequence is MDLTGQKILVTGASDGIGKGVADFLMQNGAQVAIHYNSNRSSAEELANKYRNESQIFQANLANEADVFRLFEEVENIFETIDTIILNAGVFIEHSTKINTNDWMSVWRKTLDINLNSVGLLTKLGIDHYKKHKQGRFVYIGSRAVFRGETEEYLAYAASKGGVTSLARSVARSFGKDNIKSFVVSPGFTRTQMAEQFIAEYGEERVLNEIALNELTKPKDLAPLIGLMCSGLMDHATGATIDVNAGSHIR